The Stygiolobus azoricus genome window below encodes:
- a CDS encoding DUF973 family protein, whose amino-acid sequence MSYNVELVGLEKLKKGSLYYIFSTFLEAIFAALFVVAISIGFGASILTVYNSTSVYNSTSVLTNSSSSAALSIFGIAIILFIVALIIGILGIINLRSGFSLLSGVSQSVSVGKTGTTLWIIALLFSFLLPVLVIGLGIAASLSSGSVLVGISSSLGAIYLLDFIITLFTVTANILIGIGFYNVGNLYGSTTTKVGGILIATSILAFIGFILTYIGMGEIIRKVRSGVSLMQGLSPQPVNAPIVIYQSQPSGTISPNGVLTFQVYSNVLAQLLSATIEGLNVSTSSFNPQIIQPNQPVNVVAYFNPLPITQGVMYRVIVTASAGGTIIRFTVNAVGTQS is encoded by the coding sequence ATGAGTTACAATGTCGAATTGGTCGGACTGGAAAAGTTGAAAAAAGGGTCACTTTATTACATATTCTCCACATTTCTAGAAGCAATTTTCGCCGCGTTATTTGTTGTAGCTATATCAATAGGTTTCGGGGCTTCAATTCTTACAGTGTATAACTCTACATCAGTGTATAACTCTACATCAGTTCTAACGAATTCTTCAAGTTCAGCTGCACTTTCAATATTTGGTATAGCTATAATTCTCTTCATAGTAGCCTTAATAATTGGAATTCTGGGTATAATTAATTTGAGGTCAGGCTTTTCTCTTCTTTCTGGTGTGAGCCAGAGTGTAAGTGTAGGGAAGACTGGGACTACTTTGTGGATAATTGCATTATTATTTTCTTTCTTATTACCAGTGTTAGTAATAGGTCTAGGTATAGCTGCTTCATTAAGTAGTGGCTCAGTTTTAGTCGGTATATCGAGCTCACTCGGCGCAATCTACTTACTAGATTTTATAATCACCCTCTTTACTGTTACGGCTAACATCTTAATAGGCATTGGTTTTTATAATGTCGGGAATTTATACGGGTCTACTACCACTAAGGTTGGAGGGATACTAATAGCGACGTCGATCTTAGCGTTCATAGGGTTCATACTGACTTACATTGGGATGGGAGAGATAATAAGGAAGGTTAGGAGCGGGGTGAGCTTAATGCAAGGCTTGAGTCCACAACCCGTTAATGCTCCAATAGTGATTTACCAATCCCAACCTTCAGGTACTATAAGCCCTAACGGTGTCCTAACTTTCCAAGTTTATTCAAATGTGTTAGCTCAACTACTTTCAGCCACTATTGAGGGGTTGAACGTAAGTACTAGCTCCTTTAATCCACAAATAATACAACCTAATCAGCCTGTTAATGTGGTAGCTTACTTTAACCCATTACCTATAACTCAAGGTGTTATGTACAGAGTGATAGTTACTGCTTCTGCAGGAGGGACGATCATTAGATTTACAGTTAACGCTGTGGGTACACAATCTTAG
- a CDS encoding RNA-guided endonuclease InsQ/TnpB family protein — protein sequence MPRKRTRKKGLKRTVIVEIIVDERIHDVLLSIANILAMAYNEINYMRRKLFFDKELTPEAMRQTYNEVYRKYADEYKTADGHCLLGSNTLQAVLNLSDDNWRAFFMLLKEKEVLPSWFEVNPPGYSKSGKRRIPFIRLKSRQWELSGDTIIIKGVPAFGLRAVLKIKGRVHWSGERGELMLRYDIDRKKWYAYMQFYGTEKLYSDGWRTVPLPLPGSGIAGIDLGVNNLFAVYGITSDGKHVSALFNGRPLKSIWFYWKHKISMLQSLLSGLRTSRRLRLMHRKAKMQMKNYIDRQIRKLYRWLREHGIGTVVVGLPHDIAHEKGNEYTERIWMYGYILKRLKEVAEEEGMEIRLVPESYTSSTCPLHGKDCGKRILRGLFKCTKLGKVFNADLTAAYNILVRGISITPSPRKRDRGNGLKTQPEAESKKCGSKPPRSGGNSRPLGWGGGQLASETLMYTSSYYAMKYSLLKTCLKRLVGSFVYFQALPLNIVGVDGSPVRAIAMMSEKEIREEIMAF from the coding sequence ATGCCGAGGAAGAGAACTAGGAAGAAGGGTTTGAAGAGGACTGTAATAGTTGAGATTATTGTAGATGAGCGGATTCATGACGTTCTGCTCTCTATCGCAAACATACTCGCAATGGCTTATAATGAGATAAACTACATGCGGAGAAAACTGTTCTTCGACAAGGAATTGACGCCTGAGGCTATGAGGCAAACATATAACGAGGTATATAGGAAGTATGCAGATGAGTACAAGACCGCCGATGGGCATTGCCTCCTCGGTTCGAACACTTTGCAGGCAGTGCTTAACTTGAGCGATGATAACTGGAGAGCGTTTTTTATGCTGCTTAAGGAAAAAGAGGTGTTACCGAGTTGGTTTGAGGTCAACCCGCCAGGCTATAGTAAGAGTGGCAAAAGGAGAATACCATTCATAAGGCTGAAGTCTAGACAGTGGGAGTTGAGCGGTGATACCATCATCATCAAGGGCGTTCCAGCGTTTGGGCTGAGAGCAGTATTGAAAATTAAGGGAAGGGTTCACTGGAGTGGCGAGAGAGGGGAGCTGATGCTGAGGTATGATATAGATAGAAAGAAGTGGTATGCGTATATGCAGTTCTACGGCACAGAAAAGCTATACAGTGATGGTTGGAGAACAGTCCCTCTGCCTCTCCCAGGCTCTGGTATTGCTGGCATTGATCTTGGGGTTAACAACCTCTTCGCAGTCTATGGCATAACCTCTGATGGAAAGCATGTTAGTGCTCTTTTCAACGGCAGACCTCTCAAGTCGATCTGGTTCTATTGGAAACATAAGATATCAATGCTCCAATCCTTGCTGAGCGGGCTCAGAACAAGCAGAAGACTTAGATTGATGCATAGAAAGGCGAAGATGCAGATGAAGAACTATATAGACCGCCAGATCAGGAAACTTTATAGATGGTTGAGGGAACATGGAATAGGCACTGTTGTGGTTGGGCTTCCACATGATATTGCCCATGAAAAAGGTAATGAGTACACTGAGAGGATATGGATGTATGGCTACATTCTGAAGAGGCTCAAAGAAGTTGCCGAAGAGGAGGGCATGGAAATCCGGCTTGTGCCCGAGTCGTATACCTCTTCAACATGTCCTCTACACGGTAAAGACTGTGGAAAAAGGATATTGAGAGGACTATTCAAGTGCACAAAACTGGGCAAAGTGTTCAATGCCGACTTGACAGCAGCATACAACATCCTTGTGAGAGGAATCTCCATAACCCCGAGTCCCCGCAAAAGGGATAGGGGTAATGGGTTGAAGACCCAGCCCGAGGCTGAATCAAAAAAATGTGGCTCCAAACCTCCCCGCTCTGGCGGGAACTCCCGCCCTTTAGGGTGGGGAGGAGGTCAGCTAGCATCGGAGACACTGATGTACACAAGCTCCTACTACGCAATGAAGTACTCATTGTTGAAAACTTGTCTCAAGCGGTTGGTAGGGTCTTTCGTGTACTTCCAAGCTTTACCCTTAAACATTGTAGGGGTTGACGGCTCACCCGTGAGGGCTATAGCTATGATGAGTGAGAAAGAAATCAGAGAAGAAATTATGGCCTTCTAA
- the tnpA gene encoding IS200/IS605 family transposase — protein sequence MERASDEYYSTRYAKYYCGYHFVWIPRYRENILVDSVAERLKELIVQIAELDLGCSVKALEVTSDHVHLFVVCPPRLAPAEIIKHIKGKSARLLMQEFPELRSRVGDGKLWTREYFVSTVGHVNEETIQRYIEQQRKRGDDNAEEEN from the coding sequence TTGGAGAGGGCTTCAGACGAATACTACAGCACAAGATACGCAAAGTACTACTGCGGGTACCACTTTGTATGGATTCCCAGATATCGAGAGAATATCTTAGTAGATTCAGTCGCTGAGAGACTAAAGGAGCTAATAGTCCAAATAGCAGAACTGGACTTAGGTTGCTCAGTTAAAGCACTAGAAGTTACGTCTGATCATGTTCATCTGTTTGTTGTTTGCCCTCCCCGCCTCGCCCCCGCAGAGATAATTAAGCACATTAAGGGTAAATCAGCGAGACTGCTAATGCAAGAGTTCCCGGAGCTGAGGAGTAGAGTTGGAGATGGTAAGCTATGGACTAGGGAGTACTTCGTCTCAACGGTTGGACATGTGAATGAAGAAACAATACAGAGATACATAGAACAGCAGAGAAAGAGAGGTGACGACAATGCCGAGGAAGAGAACTAG
- a CDS encoding hydrogenase maturation nickel metallochaperone HypA, whose amino-acid sequence MHEWSVGEGILRSVIDWAKENNINSVKRVKVAIPSFTFLEADILKEAYDTLKKGTIAENSVLEISFKDPVFKCRNCGNIFTIREVINEVEKVKDEFGEEYPLHLMSGLAPAFIKCPKCGSNDIEVSSQEIMIKGVEVNGTP is encoded by the coding sequence ATGCATGAGTGGTCTGTCGGTGAAGGGATTTTGAGGAGTGTAATAGATTGGGCAAAGGAGAATAACATTAACTCAGTCAAAAGAGTTAAGGTTGCTATCCCCTCATTCACATTCCTCGAAGCTGACATCCTGAAAGAAGCTTACGACACATTAAAGAAGGGAACGATAGCTGAAAACAGCGTTTTGGAAATCTCATTCAAAGATCCGGTATTTAAGTGTAGGAATTGCGGAAATATCTTCACCATAAGAGAAGTGATCAATGAGGTCGAAAAAGTGAAGGACGAGTTCGGGGAGGAATATCCGCTCCATTTAATGTCAGGCTTAGCCCCAGCTTTCATCAAGTGTCCCAAATGTGGATCTAATGATATCGAGGTTAGCTCTCAGGAAATAATGATAAAAGGGGTAGAGGTAAATGGAACCCCTTGA
- a CDS encoding P-loop NTPase, with translation MEPLEVLAKSKLSGKKTIAVMSAKGGVGKSLISALLSLAISSSNPTTLIDLDIHTMAVTKLFGLENKLHEVTKRGIEPFTIGNLGVISLGGVVKDKYVILSGSNNRSVMESLIAYSVINDVVVFDLPPGLGDEVLLLEHLTDFVPVVVTTPSKVSVKVVEYLVRYLTEKRKRPHLVVNMAYYDCEGGKKVRPFGDERAVNELVKKYGLEYTELPIDPLLEDYIGRIDKYDGVVKQKVIELARDLLKPRRDERS, from the coding sequence ATGGAACCCCTTGAAGTTTTAGCTAAAAGTAAACTCTCAGGTAAGAAGACTATAGCAGTTATGAGTGCTAAGGGAGGAGTTGGGAAAAGCCTCATTTCCGCACTACTCTCTTTGGCTATATCCTCCTCTAACCCTACTACGCTTATTGACTTAGACATACACACAATGGCAGTGACTAAACTATTTGGGTTAGAAAACAAGCTCCACGAGGTGACCAAAAGGGGGATAGAGCCCTTTACGATAGGGAATTTAGGAGTGATCAGTCTGGGCGGGGTCGTTAAAGACAAATACGTGATATTGTCGGGCTCTAACAATAGGAGCGTAATGGAGTCACTCATCGCGTATTCTGTAATCAACGACGTGGTAGTGTTTGACCTCCCACCGGGGTTGGGAGATGAGGTCTTACTTCTCGAGCACTTAACAGACTTCGTACCAGTAGTGGTAACGACCCCTTCAAAAGTCTCCGTAAAGGTAGTTGAGTATCTTGTGAGGTATCTAACCGAAAAGAGGAAAAGACCTCACCTCGTGGTCAACATGGCTTATTACGACTGTGAGGGAGGCAAAAAGGTAAGACCCTTCGGTGACGAAAGAGCAGTTAACGAGTTAGTGAAGAAATACGGTCTTGAATACACTGAATTACCTATAGATCCCTTACTCGAGGACTACATAGGGAGAATCGACAAATATGATGGAGTGGTTAAGCAGAAAGTGATCGAACTAGCAAGGGATTTGTTAAAGCCGAGAAGAGATGAGAGATCCTGA
- a CDS encoding adenosylcobinamide amidohydrolase yields the protein MSTDLELHEFLLSRKYITLTSALYPEGISYVRKIKLILVSKDYCRNAFEDVDKVKEEEAVVFMTAARKFRFERREWGELFISAGIDKSGEDAGCTINIGAFVNYPLSVNGLVDLVRTVTEAKSGALRQFNLTGTVSDAIAVGALPGKEFFAGPGTVIGKSVAKDVRNMLRELLITPE from the coding sequence ATGTCAACTGACCTCGAGTTACACGAGTTCCTCCTTTCAAGGAAATACATCACTCTTACTTCAGCTTTGTATCCCGAAGGAATATCCTATGTGAGAAAAATTAAGCTAATCCTTGTAAGCAAAGACTATTGCAGAAACGCCTTCGAAGACGTTGATAAGGTCAAGGAAGAGGAGGCAGTAGTTTTCATGACTGCCGCGAGGAAATTCCGTTTTGAGAGGAGGGAGTGGGGAGAGTTATTCATTTCAGCCGGAATTGATAAGAGCGGTGAGGACGCGGGGTGTACTATTAATATAGGGGCTTTCGTGAACTACCCTCTCTCTGTAAACGGGTTAGTTGACCTAGTCAGAACTGTTACAGAAGCCAAGAGTGGAGCATTAAGACAATTCAACCTTACGGGAACTGTGAGTGATGCAATCGCTGTAGGAGCCTTACCCGGTAAGGAGTTTTTTGCGGGACCCGGAACAGTCATCGGTAAGAGTGTTGCCAAAGACGTTAGAAATATGTTGAGAGAACTGTTAATAACTCCTGAGTAA